The Miscanthus floridulus cultivar M001 chromosome 7, ASM1932011v1, whole genome shotgun sequence genome includes a region encoding these proteins:
- the LOC136463910 gene encoding uncharacterized protein, whose product MRRPTTDHCTVVVVQSSRVDARRSGESRRGMAAVVAAVEAGVVAVASGRGCSSRLVRGLYWRLRAVLRRLRSERARRGRRFSFHYDALSYALNFDDGRAPAPAPAAADLVLVPGDNHALR is encoded by the coding sequence ATGCGCCGGCCAACCACTGACCACTGCACAGTCGTAGTGGTGCAAAGCAGCAGAGTGGACGCGCGAAGGAGTGGGGAGAGCCGGAGGGGGATGGCGgccgtggtggcggcggtggaggcgggggtggtggcggtggcaaGCGGGCGGGGATGCAGCAGCCGGCTGGTGCGGGGCCTCTACTGGCGCCTGCGCGCGGTTCTGCGGCGCCTGCGGTCGGAGCGGGCCAGGCGCGGCCGGAGGTTCAGCTTCCACTACGACGCGCTCAGCTACGCGCTCAACTTCGACGACGgccgcgcccccgcccccgcccccgccgccgccgacctcgTCCTTGTCCCCGGCGACAACCACGCGCTACGCTGA